From the genome of Candidatus Nitrosocosmicus oleophilus, one region includes:
- a CDS encoding pyridoxamine 5'-phosphate oxidase family protein, which yields MKLIQAFPGMPNKVTEVEVNSFLESKLNLQLATIDEEGYPIIQPIWFLYDKESNKIYEATQKITKKAQNIYRNPDKIYFSIDDGNLPYKGVKGRVAARISEDIDWNIPIVEKLNIKYLGTTDHPLANMILENTRKGIQIVIEITPKFFSAWDFGKSM from the coding sequence TTGAAATTAATCCAAGCTTTTCCCGGCATGCCAAATAAAGTCACAGAGGTGGAAGTTAATAGTTTTCTTGAAAGTAAACTCAACTTACAGTTAGCTACAATAGACGAAGAAGGATACCCAATCATTCAACCAATCTGGTTTCTATATGACAAAGAATCGAACAAGATTTATGAGGCTACTCAAAAAATAACCAAGAAGGCTCAGAATATTTATAGAAATCCGGATAAAATTTACTTCTCAATTGATGATGGGAATCTCCCCTATAAAGGAGTAAAAGGAAGAGTGGCAGCGAGAATATCTGAAGACATAGATTGGAACATACCAATTGTAGAGAAATTAAATATTAAATATTTAGGTACAACAGACCACCCTCTTGCCAATATGATTCTAGAAAATACAAGAAAAGGAATACAGATTGTAATTGAAATTACACCCAAGTTTTTCTCGGCTTGGGATTTTGGAAAATCTATGTAG
- a CDS encoding DUF1428 family protein: MESSENDKNDKNYVEFVFYRVPKKNHESLLQVTNRLIEFIKKEEVVYDCFSIIGAENIPGFINITKVITINPDEEEIWINQVTYKDREHRTLVVEKISKDKECQDIYEEFIRLLTPGTGFISGEFRNLVEVNNQCQDTYTCKIHNFE; encoded by the coding sequence ATGGAATCATCAGAAAATGATAAAAATGATAAAAATTATGTGGAATTTGTCTTTTATCGAGTCCCCAAGAAAAATCATGAATCCTTGTTACAAGTTACAAACCGATTGATCGAGTTTATTAAGAAAGAGGAAGTAGTCTACGACTGTTTTAGCATAATAGGTGCTGAAAATATACCGGGATTCATTAACATTACCAAAGTCATCACCATCAATCCTGACGAGGAAGAGATATGGATAAATCAGGTAACATATAAAGATCGGGAGCACCGCACTCTAGTTGTAGAAAAAATTTCAAAAGATAAAGAATGTCAAGATATTTATGAAGAGTTTATTAGGTTACTAACTCCTGGTACTGGATTTATCAGTGGTGAATTTAGAAATCTAGTAGAGGTTAATAATCAGTGCCAAGATACTTACACCTGTAAAATTCATAACTTTGAATAA